The Pseudodesulfovibrio sp. S3 genome window below encodes:
- a CDS encoding efflux RND transporter permease subunit: MLKDTPVQSLIRLTLGQKVFVNLLFVMLMVVGVFCLYDLPVERYPDVRMGKVIITGFLPGASPDEVETLVTRKIEDALEDLENVEFIRSRSFRQRASIMVKFLDDTDYDKLYDELRFKVLSVQNDLPDEMDPPTFTVIRVSEWLPVISVNLVGDRSNRALSLMAEELKLPLQRIPGVKEVQVNGEYDREYHVSLDPGKMVRLGVTFDEVGKALEGANVSVPAGDFISDSGEYVIVVDEKFRSRDEIAATVIRRDLDGSFVTVGDVLSAAGMDYRDPFVVSSVNGKDSVSIKVIKTPDGNALDIGAEVEKVVAGFHSVLVKEGVEAVMTQDQRVNIRENINTLGSNLLVGIVLVCVCIWCVMGFRNAMLTTVGVPFAFLVTMIIMWITNNSINEITLFSFVLVSGIIVDDAIVVVENIYRHVQDGKQIKEAVVDGTSEVFLPVIAATSTTVAAFLPMLIMTGSTGEFFAQVPKAVSFAIGASIFECLFILPSHFMDWPGAAKLTADIKAHHQVKEIAVMIWLKRVTDSALQFSLRHKWKSMAVVFGAFVMALVMMGVSVSGVMPLLRIKFFPEEYTQYYVSMEGPVSTDVYTASNKAKEVSRTLMELGPGTTKACSGLGGMDINDDYENMFSSNRAIVIVELPDREHHDFVDNPDNDPVLLLETIRRKLEPLAADGWKLRVWPEKGGPPAGKDLNIRVLGPDQDSVVALKDDIANWIKRNDKISPYLIDFSTDTGSDNRIFRFSPVPSLVSEYGLTPAQVVALAGGILDGRFVGKFRAADEDIDLRMKIGKQFLQQPEDALDIPMLERDTGPVRVGDLVEVMAYREPGQLNRFQGQRAIALTANIREGSPVSATSVVHDVRVYYESILDKYPGATISFAGEFESTGRSFTSLMYAFCIAILIMYTILACQFQSYVQPVIILSAVAFALIGVVFGTFLTRSLFTVNSFIATVGVAGVVVNDSLVLLDFINRLYAAGYTRLEAIREGVRIRLRPILMTTLTTTLGLLPMALGIPFYSMVWGTMATTFVTGLCVATTLTLIIMPVEWDLLMRRKERKEKKRAEKLKMAERDGGL; this comes from the coding sequence ATGCTTAAGGATACACCGGTGCAAAGCCTTATAAGGCTGACTCTTGGACAAAAAGTTTTTGTCAACCTCCTGTTCGTCATGCTCATGGTCGTGGGCGTGTTCTGCCTCTACGACCTGCCTGTGGAACGCTACCCTGATGTGCGCATGGGCAAGGTCATCATCACCGGTTTCCTGCCGGGGGCCAGTCCTGACGAAGTGGAAACCCTGGTCACACGCAAGATCGAAGACGCCCTGGAAGATCTTGAGAACGTAGAATTTATTCGTTCGCGGTCCTTCCGCCAGCGTGCATCCATCATGGTCAAGTTCCTTGACGACACTGATTATGACAAACTGTATGACGAATTGCGTTTCAAGGTGTTGTCGGTTCAGAACGATCTGCCCGATGAGATGGACCCGCCGACATTTACCGTCATCCGGGTGTCGGAATGGTTGCCGGTCATATCGGTCAATTTGGTGGGAGACCGCTCAAACCGAGCCTTGAGCCTTATGGCCGAGGAACTGAAGCTGCCGCTCCAGCGCATTCCGGGCGTCAAGGAAGTGCAGGTCAACGGCGAATATGATCGGGAGTATCATGTTTCCCTGGATCCGGGGAAGATGGTCCGGCTCGGAGTGACGTTCGATGAGGTGGGCAAGGCTCTGGAAGGCGCTAACGTCTCTGTGCCTGCCGGTGATTTTATCAGTGACTCCGGTGAGTACGTCATTGTGGTGGACGAGAAATTTCGGTCCCGCGACGAAATCGCGGCCACGGTGATCCGCCGTGACCTGGACGGTTCCTTCGTGACCGTGGGTGACGTATTGAGCGCGGCGGGCATGGACTATCGGGACCCGTTCGTGGTGTCGTCGGTCAACGGCAAGGATTCCGTTTCGATCAAGGTGATAAAAACGCCTGACGGAAACGCTCTGGACATAGGTGCCGAGGTCGAAAAGGTGGTGGCCGGGTTCCATTCCGTGCTTGTAAAAGAGGGCGTTGAGGCGGTCATGACCCAGGACCAGCGCGTCAACATCCGTGAAAATATCAACACACTCGGCTCCAACCTGCTGGTAGGTATCGTCCTGGTCTGCGTTTGTATCTGGTGTGTCATGGGATTCCGCAATGCCATGCTGACCACGGTGGGGGTACCCTTTGCCTTTCTCGTGACCATGATCATCATGTGGATCACCAACAATTCCATAAACGAAATCACGCTCTTTTCCTTTGTCCTGGTCAGCGGCATTATCGTGGACGATGCCATCGTGGTGGTGGAAAACATCTACCGGCATGTGCAGGACGGCAAGCAGATCAAAGAGGCCGTGGTGGATGGGACAAGCGAGGTCTTTCTGCCGGTGATCGCGGCCACTTCGACCACGGTGGCGGCCTTTCTGCCGATGTTGATCATGACCGGTTCCACAGGTGAGTTCTTTGCCCAGGTGCCCAAAGCGGTTTCTTTTGCCATTGGCGCATCCATTTTCGAGTGCCTGTTCATTCTTCCCTCCCATTTCATGGATTGGCCGGGAGCGGCCAAGCTGACGGCTGACATCAAGGCCCATCACCAGGTCAAGGAGATTGCGGTCATGATCTGGCTCAAGAGGGTCACAGACTCAGCTCTCCAGTTTTCCCTGCGCCACAAATGGAAATCCATGGCCGTGGTGTTCGGTGCCTTTGTCATGGCCCTGGTTATGATGGGCGTGTCGGTTTCAGGGGTGATGCCGCTGTTGCGCATCAAGTTTTTTCCGGAGGAATACACCCAGTATTATGTTTCCATGGAAGGCCCGGTGAGCACTGATGTGTATACCGCTTCGAATAAGGCCAAGGAGGTATCAAGGACCCTTATGGAGTTGGGGCCTGGAACCACCAAGGCGTGTTCCGGGCTGGGTGGCATGGACATCAATGACGACTACGAGAACATGTTCAGTTCCAACCGGGCCATAGTCATCGTGGAGTTGCCCGATCGGGAGCATCACGATTTTGTTGATAATCCCGATAACGACCCGGTGCTGTTGCTTGAAACCATCCGCAGGAAGCTTGAACCCCTGGCCGCGGACGGGTGGAAGCTGCGCGTATGGCCTGAGAAGGGCGGCCCACCGGCAGGCAAGGACTTGAATATCCGGGTTCTCGGGCCGGATCAGGATTCCGTGGTTGCCCTCAAGGACGATATCGCCAACTGGATCAAGCGAAATGACAAAATTTCACCGTATCTCATCGATTTTTCAACAGACACTGGGTCTGATAACCGTATTTTCAGGTTCAGCCCGGTGCCGAGCCTCGTATCCGAATACGGATTGACTCCGGCCCAGGTGGTTGCCTTGGCGGGCGGCATTCTGGACGGACGGTTTGTCGGCAAGTTCCGTGCTGCGGACGAAGACATCGACCTGCGCATGAAAATCGGCAAACAGTTTTTACAGCAACCTGAAGACGCCTTGGATATTCCCATGCTTGAGCGCGATACCGGGCCTGTGCGCGTGGGGGATCTGGTGGAGGTAATGGCCTACCGCGAACCTGGGCAGCTCAACAGGTTTCAGGGCCAACGTGCCATTGCCCTGACCGCCAACATCCGGGAAGGCTCACCGGTCAGCGCCACCAGCGTGGTGCACGATGTTCGGGTTTATTACGAGTCCATCCTGGACAAATATCCCGGTGCGACCATCAGCTTCGCCGGTGAGTTCGAGTCCACCGGCCGGTCGTTCACTTCGCTCATGTATGCGTTTTGTATCGCGATACTGATCATGTACACCATCCTGGCCTGTCAGTTCCAATCCTATGTTCAGCCGGTAATCATCCTTTCGGCTGTGGCGTTTGCCCTGATCGGCGTGGTTTTCGGCACGTTCCTGACCCGCTCCCTTTTTACGGTGAACAGCTTCATCGCCACCGTGGGAGTCGCCGGAGTCGTGGTCAACGACTCGCTGGTCCTGCTTGATTTCATCAACCGGTTGTATGCGGCGGGATACACGCGACTGGAAGCCATCCGCGAAGGGGTTCGTATCCGTTTGCGGCCTATTCTCATGACCACATTGACCACCACCCTGGGCTTGCTGCCCATGGCTCTGGGTATCCCCTTCTATTCAATGGTATGGGGCACCATGGCCACCACCTTCGTGACCGGACTGTGCGTCGCCACCACCCTGACGCTGATCATCATGCCCGTCGAATGGGATCTGCTCATGCGCAGGAAGGAGCGGAAGGAGAAAAAGCGGGCGGAGAAACTCAAAATGGCCGAAAGGGACGGCGGATTGTAG
- a CDS encoding efflux RND transporter periplasmic adaptor subunit, with product MKWIQAIILVLMLMFTAGCGNDRLGGEAASEESLPGSTLAEAASVEVETPSVLQVKSTETFVAQSAARRSSLTGFTRARNSMTLVSEESGRVAKVLADVGDTLGKGGLFAELDTTFIQLDLVGNRTDQERLKSDLDYNKKEMDRYQMLVKNRTAAQSTLDSNIRAHQSALQQLRAKQVEERVLMERMKRFSLIGPSGWKVITRYIEPGEWITKGEKVAELGRYDVLLVPFALASEEYRALKTMGDTVQLQLTDLGVTIPAKVARVSPGFDAQSRKINVDLEITKGDFEFRGGIRTELTIDLPDPGGAVIVPKSALVKAYEEYFLMTPSGDRVRVVLLGSGDDETRRVSGSDIRPGDVFLLKP from the coding sequence ATGAAATGGATACAGGCGATAATATTGGTATTGATGCTGATGTTCACGGCAGGATGCGGCAATGACCGGCTCGGCGGAGAAGCCGCGAGTGAGGAATCCCTGCCCGGCAGTACTCTGGCGGAGGCGGCCAGCGTCGAGGTCGAGACCCCTTCTGTGCTTCAGGTCAAGTCCACCGAAACCTTTGTGGCCCAGTCCGCTGCGCGTCGGTCCTCCTTGACCGGCTTCACTCGCGCCCGCAACTCCATGACCCTGGTTTCCGAGGAATCCGGGCGTGTGGCCAAGGTTTTGGCCGATGTGGGTGACACCTTGGGCAAGGGCGGACTGTTCGCCGAGTTGGATACCACCTTTATTCAATTGGACCTGGTTGGCAACCGCACGGATCAGGAGCGCCTCAAAAGCGATCTCGACTATAACAAGAAGGAAATGGACCGCTACCAGATGCTGGTAAAGAACAGGACGGCGGCCCAGTCCACCCTGGATTCCAATATCCGTGCCCACCAGTCCGCCTTGCAGCAGCTCCGTGCCAAGCAGGTGGAGGAGCGGGTGCTCATGGAGCGGATGAAGCGGTTTTCCCTGATCGGCCCGTCGGGTTGGAAGGTGATTACCAGGTACATCGAGCCGGGGGAATGGATCACCAAGGGCGAAAAGGTGGCGGAACTCGGCCGGTACGACGTCCTGCTCGTGCCGTTTGCCCTGGCCAGCGAGGAATACCGCGCCCTGAAAACCATGGGTGACACGGTACAGCTCCAATTGACCGACCTTGGCGTGACCATCCCGGCCAAGGTGGCGCGTGTATCCCCGGGGTTTGACGCACAAAGCCGCAAGATCAACGTGGACCTGGAAATCACCAAGGGCGACTTCGAATTTCGTGGAGGCATCAGGACCGAACTGACCATCGATCTGCCCGATCCGGGTGGCGCGGTCATCGTGCCCAAGTCCGCACTCGTCAAGGCCTACGAGGAATACTTCCTCATGACCCCGAGCGGCGATCGGGTGCGCGTGGTGCTGCTTGGCTCCGGTGATGACGAGACACGCCGTGTTTCCGGCTCGGATATCCGTCCCGGTGACGTCTTTCTGCTGAAACCCTAG
- a CDS encoding TetR/AcrR family transcriptional regulator, with the protein MSTQNRRERDKEKMRRSILDAAKRLFVKEGFDNVTLRRVASKIEYSPAAIYRYFKNKREILSVLREEGFARYVERQRVGIETISDPMERLREGGRQYVRFALREPEYYYLMFSTSCEQVDLDGEWAASSMISFKNFRATVQECVKTGYFGEMDVDTLVFGHWSSVHGLAHLIGTGQVSALMGGSLDVDALTENLLEFWMRPFDKGLTPKR; encoded by the coding sequence ATGAGTACTCAAAATAGGCGTGAACGGGACAAGGAAAAGATGCGTCGGAGCATACTGGATGCGGCCAAGCGTCTCTTCGTGAAAGAGGGGTTCGACAATGTGACGTTGCGGAGGGTCGCCTCCAAGATCGAGTACAGCCCTGCGGCCATTTATAGGTATTTCAAGAACAAACGGGAGATACTGTCCGTGCTGCGCGAAGAGGGGTTTGCCCGATACGTAGAACGGCAGCGGGTCGGGATCGAAACCATTTCCGACCCCATGGAACGCCTTCGAGAAGGCGGTCGGCAATATGTCAGGTTCGCCCTGCGTGAGCCGGAATACTATTACCTCATGTTCAGTACCAGCTGCGAGCAGGTGGATCTCGATGGTGAATGGGCGGCCAGCTCGATGATTTCCTTCAAGAATTTTCGAGCGACAGTGCAAGAGTGCGTGAAGACGGGATATTTCGGGGAGATGGATGTGGATACCCTTGTTTTTGGCCATTGGTCGAGTGTCCACGGCCTGGCCCATCTTATCGGCACGGGTCAGGTTTCTGCGTTGATGGGCGGTTCGTTGGACGTGGATGCGCTGACGGAAAACCTGCTTGAGTTCTGGATGCGGCCCTTTGACAAAGGGCTGACACCAAAAAGATAA
- a CDS encoding DUF2867 domain-containing protein, with translation MLRHDVDSLSGMKGRTDGADHVDVQSLDGTISLKAFTAGVLSYRPGWMTALWHVRVWLLRLLGQGEREVPDMERFTEQTLPVEVGEHAGFFEVVASDGETYWVAEGRESHLTAVLAVSTEPLQNGMRRFHLITVVWYLNRVGWIYFNFIRPFHHLVVLCAMRKVLSLERGVKK, from the coding sequence ATGTTGCGGCATGATGTCGACAGTCTTTCGGGTATGAAAGGCCGGACGGACGGAGCTGATCATGTGGATGTGCAGAGCCTGGACGGGACGATTTCGTTGAAGGCCTTTACGGCCGGAGTGCTTTCCTACCGGCCTGGATGGATGACCGCCCTGTGGCATGTTCGGGTCTGGTTGCTCCGGTTGTTGGGCCAGGGCGAGCGGGAGGTCCCGGACATGGAGCGGTTCACGGAGCAGACCCTGCCGGTGGAGGTGGGCGAACATGCCGGTTTCTTTGAAGTTGTTGCTTCGGACGGGGAAACCTATTGGGTTGCCGAGGGCCGTGAGAGCCATTTGACGGCGGTCCTGGCGGTCTCGACGGAACCTCTGCAAAACGGAATGCGCCGTTTTCACCTGATTACCGTGGTCTGGTATCTGAACCGGGTCGGATGGATATATTTCAACTTCATACGCCCTTTCCATCATCTCGTGGTTTTGTGCGCCATGAGGAAAGTCCTGTCTTTGGAGCGCGGTGTAAAAAAATGA
- a CDS encoding TetR/AcrR family transcriptional regulator, producing the protein MVRKPSLQEQRKRETRQQIQKAARSLIIECGFEKTTMRALAEKAGVGLGTIALHFNDKKSLLFSTFFEEIGEVLGQAIESIPGDAPLMGQFRHMLHCLYGYYSEQTLFLRSVVKEALFATGEWKERFDAQLMEALGLIAAIVENGKATGEVKPEVSGAHVALVCWSLYLNGLIDGLNAEEFDASKQVAQVEPLFEVVLNGVLA; encoded by the coding sequence ATGGTCAGGAAACCGTCATTGCAGGAACAGCGAAAGCGGGAAACCCGTCAGCAGATTCAGAAAGCTGCACGGAGTTTGATCATCGAATGCGGGTTTGAAAAAACGACCATGCGTGCTTTGGCCGAGAAAGCCGGGGTTGGCCTCGGTACCATCGCCCTTCACTTCAACGACAAGAAATCCCTGCTGTTTTCCACTTTTTTTGAAGAGATAGGGGAGGTTCTCGGTCAGGCCATTGAATCCATTCCTGGTGATGCGCCTCTCATGGGACAGTTCCGGCATATGTTGCATTGCCTTTATGGTTACTACAGTGAGCAGACCTTGTTTCTCCGGTCCGTGGTCAAGGAGGCATTGTTTGCAACGGGAGAGTGGAAAGAACGATTCGATGCACAACTCATGGAGGCCTTGGGTCTGATCGCTGCAATTGTCGAGAACGGAAAGGCCACAGGAGAAGTGAAACCCGAGGTGTCGGGTGCACACGTGGCCTTGGTTTGTTGGAGTCTGTATCTGAACGGCCTCATCGATGGTCTCAATGCAGAGGAGTTCGATGCGTCGAAACAGGTAGCCCAAGTTGAGCCATTGTTTGAAGTGGTCCTGAACGGTGTCCTTGCATGA